From a single Brassica oleracea var. oleracea cultivar TO1000 chromosome C5, BOL, whole genome shotgun sequence genomic region:
- the LOC106344668 gene encoding uncharacterized protein LOC106344668, with amino-acid sequence MEVNSGSSTSFWFDKWSQLGVLINLTGERGCIRLGIPINATVERVVHTYRRRRHRSSVLMQIEQEILSLQEHGLGQQDDICLWMRENGEFRPGFMTSQTWNLTRTHAPRVPWFNGIWLKEATPKWLRFTTATETRDHLFFECVFSEEIWRGTISGLAGQGITANVGAKIGDRSTRPNINLPIPLLFPSGCLCHLA; translated from the exons ATGGAAGTTAATAGCGGATCATCGACATCCTTCTGGTTCGATAAGTGGTCGCAGTTGGGAGTCTTGATAAATCTTACTGGAGAAAGAGGCTGTATCAGACTTGGGATTCCGATCAACGCTACGGTGGAGAGAGTTGTGCACACCTATCGCAGGCGTAGGCACAGAAGCTCTGTCTTAATGCAAATAGAGCAGGAGATTCTGTCTCTTCAAGAGCATGGTCTTGGACAGCAAGATGATATATGTCTCTGGATGAGGGAGAATGGAGAATTCAGACCAGGTTTCATGACTTCTCAAACATGGAATCTAACTAGAACACACGCTCCCCGCGTCCCATGGTTCAATGGGATCTGGTTAAAGGAAGCTACTCCCAAGTGGTTGCGGTTCACAACAG CTACTGAAACGAGAGATCACTTGTTCTTTGAGTGTGTATTCTCTGAAGAAATTTGGAGAGGTACGATAAGTGGCCTGGCTGGGCAAGGAATTACGGCAAACGTTGGTGCAAAGATTGGTGACAGGTCTACAAGACCAAACATTAACCTTCCTATTCCGTTATTGTTTCCAAGCGGTTGTCTATGCCATTTGGCATGA